The Larus michahellis chromosome 2, bLarMic1.1, whole genome shotgun sequence genome window below encodes:
- the TPD52 gene encoding tumor protein D52 isoform X2: MLWWKTRTPVRSEFSGMDLYEDYKSPFDFNAGVNRNYLYLSPSINLSPPGSPTLVKSGLLRSDSIPEVGEDAAATVGMAETLSEEEQDELRKELAKVEEEIQTLSQVLAAKEKHLAEIKRKLGINSLQELRQNITKSWQDVTSTTAYKKTSETLSQAGQKASAAFSTVGSVITKKFEDVSIRSIQHSISMPIMRNSPTFKSFEEKVENLKSKVGGSKPSGGDFGDVLNSAANASATETIAEQTQEETH, from the exons ATGCTTTGGTGGAAGACGAGGACGCCTGTGCGCTCTGAATTTTCTGGCATGGATCTGTATGAGGATTATAAATCGCCCTTCGATTTCAATGCCGGAGTGAACAGAAACTATCTTTACCTGTCGCCTAGCATAAACCTTTCTCCTCCTGGATCACCTACACTGGTGAAGTCTG GGCTGCTAAGAAGTGACTCTATACCTGAGGTTGGAGAGGATGCTGCTGCTACAGTTGGTATGGCAGAAACACTCTCAGAAGAAGAACAGGATGAGCTAAGAAAAGAGCTTGCTAAG GTGGAAGAGGAAATCCAGACGCTCTCACAAGTGCTAGCTGCCAAAGAGAAGCATCTAGCAGAAATCAAGAGAAAGCTGGGAATTAACTCATTACAGGAACTAAGGCAGAACATTACCAAAAGCTGGCAAGATGTTACATCAACCACAGC ATACAAGAAAACATCAGAAACCCTTTCTCAGGCTGGTCAGAaggcttctgctgctttttcaacTGTTGGTTCAGTCATAACCAAGAAGTTTGAAGATGTCAG TATACGCTCCATACAACATTCAATTAGCATGCCTATTATGAG aaattcTCCTACTTTCAAATCCTTTGAGGAAAAAGTTGAAAACTTAAAG TCTAAAGTTGGAGGAAGCAAACCTTCCGGCGGAGACTTTGGTGACGTTCTCAACTCTGCTGCCAATGCCAGTGCCACAGAAACTATTGCAGAACAGACGCAGGAGGAGACCCACTGA
- the TPD52 gene encoding tumor protein D52 isoform X3: protein MLWWKTRTPVRSEFSGMDLYEDYKSPFDFNAGVNRNYLYLSPSINLSPPGSPTLVKSGLLRSDSIPEVGEDAAATVGMAETLSEEEQDELRKELAKVEEEIQTLSQVLAAKEKHLAEIKRKLGINSLQELRQNITKSWQDVTSTTAYKKTSETLSQAGQKASAAFSTVGSVITKKFEDVRNSPTFKSFEEKVENLKSKVGGSKPSGGDFGDVLNSAANASATETIAEQTQEETH from the exons ATGCTTTGGTGGAAGACGAGGACGCCTGTGCGCTCTGAATTTTCTGGCATGGATCTGTATGAGGATTATAAATCGCCCTTCGATTTCAATGCCGGAGTGAACAGAAACTATCTTTACCTGTCGCCTAGCATAAACCTTTCTCCTCCTGGATCACCTACACTGGTGAAGTCTG GGCTGCTAAGAAGTGACTCTATACCTGAGGTTGGAGAGGATGCTGCTGCTACAGTTGGTATGGCAGAAACACTCTCAGAAGAAGAACAGGATGAGCTAAGAAAAGAGCTTGCTAAG GTGGAAGAGGAAATCCAGACGCTCTCACAAGTGCTAGCTGCCAAAGAGAAGCATCTAGCAGAAATCAAGAGAAAGCTGGGAATTAACTCATTACAGGAACTAAGGCAGAACATTACCAAAAGCTGGCAAGATGTTACATCAACCACAGC ATACAAGAAAACATCAGAAACCCTTTCTCAGGCTGGTCAGAaggcttctgctgctttttcaacTGTTGGTTCAGTCATAACCAAGAAGTTTGAAGATGTCAG aaattcTCCTACTTTCAAATCCTTTGAGGAAAAAGTTGAAAACTTAAAG TCTAAAGTTGGAGGAAGCAAACCTTCCGGCGGAGACTTTGGTGACGTTCTCAACTCTGCTGCCAATGCCAGTGCCACAGAAACTATTGCAGAACAGACGCAGGAGGAGACCCACTGA
- the TPD52 gene encoding tumor protein D52 isoform X1, with translation MLWWKTRTPVRSEFSGMDLYEDYKSPFDFNAGVNRNYLYLSPSINLSPPGSPTLVKSGLLRSDSIPEVGEDAAATVGMAETLSEEEQDELRKELAKVEEEIQTLSQVLAAKEKHLAEIKRKLGINSLQELRQNITKSWQDVTSTTAYKKTSETLSQAGQKASAAFSTVGSVITKKFEDVRLQAFSHSFSIRSIQHSISMPIMRNSPTFKSFEEKVENLKSKVGGSKPSGGDFGDVLNSAANASATETIAEQTQEETH, from the exons ATGCTTTGGTGGAAGACGAGGACGCCTGTGCGCTCTGAATTTTCTGGCATGGATCTGTATGAGGATTATAAATCGCCCTTCGATTTCAATGCCGGAGTGAACAGAAACTATCTTTACCTGTCGCCTAGCATAAACCTTTCTCCTCCTGGATCACCTACACTGGTGAAGTCTG GGCTGCTAAGAAGTGACTCTATACCTGAGGTTGGAGAGGATGCTGCTGCTACAGTTGGTATGGCAGAAACACTCTCAGAAGAAGAACAGGATGAGCTAAGAAAAGAGCTTGCTAAG GTGGAAGAGGAAATCCAGACGCTCTCACAAGTGCTAGCTGCCAAAGAGAAGCATCTAGCAGAAATCAAGAGAAAGCTGGGAATTAACTCATTACAGGAACTAAGGCAGAACATTACCAAAAGCTGGCAAGATGTTACATCAACCACAGC ATACAAGAAAACATCAGAAACCCTTTCTCAGGCTGGTCAGAaggcttctgctgctttttcaacTGTTGGTTCAGTCATAACCAAGAAGTTTGAAGATGTCAG ACTACAGGCATTTTCACATTCCTTTAG TATACGCTCCATACAACATTCAATTAGCATGCCTATTATGAG aaattcTCCTACTTTCAAATCCTTTGAGGAAAAAGTTGAAAACTTAAAG TCTAAAGTTGGAGGAAGCAAACCTTCCGGCGGAGACTTTGGTGACGTTCTCAACTCTGCTGCCAATGCCAGTGCCACAGAAACTATTGCAGAACAGACGCAGGAGGAGACCCACTGA
- the TPD52 gene encoding tumor protein D52 isoform X4, with translation MEPPRDQGLLRSDSIPEVGEDAAATVGMAETLSEEEQDELRKELAKVEEEIQTLSQVLAAKEKHLAEIKRKLGINSLQELRQNITKSWQDVTSTTAYKKTSETLSQAGQKASAAFSTVGSVITKKFEDVSIRSIQHSISMPIMRNSPTFKSFEEKVENLKSKVGGSKPSGGDFGDVLNSAANASATETIAEQTQEETH, from the exons GGCTGCTAAGAAGTGACTCTATACCTGAGGTTGGAGAGGATGCTGCTGCTACAGTTGGTATGGCAGAAACACTCTCAGAAGAAGAACAGGATGAGCTAAGAAAAGAGCTTGCTAAG GTGGAAGAGGAAATCCAGACGCTCTCACAAGTGCTAGCTGCCAAAGAGAAGCATCTAGCAGAAATCAAGAGAAAGCTGGGAATTAACTCATTACAGGAACTAAGGCAGAACATTACCAAAAGCTGGCAAGATGTTACATCAACCACAGC ATACAAGAAAACATCAGAAACCCTTTCTCAGGCTGGTCAGAaggcttctgctgctttttcaacTGTTGGTTCAGTCATAACCAAGAAGTTTGAAGATGTCAG TATACGCTCCATACAACATTCAATTAGCATGCCTATTATGAG aaattcTCCTACTTTCAAATCCTTTGAGGAAAAAGTTGAAAACTTAAAG TCTAAAGTTGGAGGAAGCAAACCTTCCGGCGGAGACTTTGGTGACGTTCTCAACTCTGCTGCCAATGCCAGTGCCACAGAAACTATTGCAGAACAGACGCAGGAGGAGACCCACTGA
- the TPD52 gene encoding tumor protein D52 isoform X5 yields MEPPRDQGLLRSDSIPEVGEDAAATVGMAETLSEEEQDELRKELAKVEEEIQTLSQVLAAKEKHLAEIKRKLGINSLQELRQNITKSWQDVTSTTAYKKTSETLSQAGQKASAAFSTVGSVITKKFEDVRNSPTFKSFEEKVENLKSKVGGSKPSGGDFGDVLNSAANASATETIAEQTQEETH; encoded by the exons GGCTGCTAAGAAGTGACTCTATACCTGAGGTTGGAGAGGATGCTGCTGCTACAGTTGGTATGGCAGAAACACTCTCAGAAGAAGAACAGGATGAGCTAAGAAAAGAGCTTGCTAAG GTGGAAGAGGAAATCCAGACGCTCTCACAAGTGCTAGCTGCCAAAGAGAAGCATCTAGCAGAAATCAAGAGAAAGCTGGGAATTAACTCATTACAGGAACTAAGGCAGAACATTACCAAAAGCTGGCAAGATGTTACATCAACCACAGC ATACAAGAAAACATCAGAAACCCTTTCTCAGGCTGGTCAGAaggcttctgctgctttttcaacTGTTGGTTCAGTCATAACCAAGAAGTTTGAAGATGTCAG aaattcTCCTACTTTCAAATCCTTTGAGGAAAAAGTTGAAAACTTAAAG TCTAAAGTTGGAGGAAGCAAACCTTCCGGCGGAGACTTTGGTGACGTTCTCAACTCTGCTGCCAATGCCAGTGCCACAGAAACTATTGCAGAACAGACGCAGGAGGAGACCCACTGA
- the TPD52 gene encoding tumor protein D52 isoform X6 has protein sequence MEPPRDQGLLRSDSIPEVGEDAAATVGMAETLSEEEQDELRKELAKVEEEIQTLSQVLAAKEKHLAEIKRKLGINSLQELRQNITKSWQDVTSTTAYKKTSETLSQAGQKASAAFSTVGSVITKKFEDVRLQAFSHSFSIRSIQHSISMPIMRNSPTFKSFEEKVENLKSKVGGSKPSGGDFGDVLNSAANASATETIAEQTQEETH, from the exons GGCTGCTAAGAAGTGACTCTATACCTGAGGTTGGAGAGGATGCTGCTGCTACAGTTGGTATGGCAGAAACACTCTCAGAAGAAGAACAGGATGAGCTAAGAAAAGAGCTTGCTAAG GTGGAAGAGGAAATCCAGACGCTCTCACAAGTGCTAGCTGCCAAAGAGAAGCATCTAGCAGAAATCAAGAGAAAGCTGGGAATTAACTCATTACAGGAACTAAGGCAGAACATTACCAAAAGCTGGCAAGATGTTACATCAACCACAGC ATACAAGAAAACATCAGAAACCCTTTCTCAGGCTGGTCAGAaggcttctgctgctttttcaacTGTTGGTTCAGTCATAACCAAGAAGTTTGAAGATGTCAG ACTACAGGCATTTTCACATTCCTTTAG TATACGCTCCATACAACATTCAATTAGCATGCCTATTATGAG aaattcTCCTACTTTCAAATCCTTTGAGGAAAAAGTTGAAAACTTAAAG TCTAAAGTTGGAGGAAGCAAACCTTCCGGCGGAGACTTTGGTGACGTTCTCAACTCTGCTGCCAATGCCAGTGCCACAGAAACTATTGCAGAACAGACGCAGGAGGAGACCCACTGA